A region from the Palaemon carinicauda isolate YSFRI2023 chromosome 9, ASM3689809v2, whole genome shotgun sequence genome encodes:
- the LOC137646597 gene encoding filamin-A-interacting protein 1-like → MGEKEALKRELGGKVTLVEENTVKMVQLNEELGKAKKEIEAHDELKSILLAENKDLKESIEERSFLNEELALEKIKLEKKLKEARSNDLKRRHGHQSLVEELQGEISKALVQNCELKEAVFTITKKNEGLREQLENKVKREKNLNSKIIRMTNIEDRMKKELSSAKDVISSLKKELQKRDLEKIKKEEGTGDEGSPGKEECGLDKTSVVEGCETPVEDGKKVVVVKEEKQGEGEGPTRKLLIRIPKRKPKRDKASYSWAPLGPIVPVLETDENKVYIEGTEENIQNN, encoded by the coding sequence atgggagagaaggaagctctgaaacgagagcttgGAGGTAAAGTGACTTTGGTTGAAGAAAATACAGTGAAAATGgtccagttgaatgaggaactgggaaaagccaagaaggaaatcgaggctcatgacgagcTGAAATCAATCCTTCTGGCAGAGAATAAAGATCTCAAGGAATCCAttgaggaacgaagcttccttaatgaagaattagctctagagaaaatcaaactagaaaaaAAGTTGAAGGAGGCTCGTTCTAATGATCTGAAAAGAAGACATGGACACCAaagtctagtagaagagctgcaaggagagatttctaaagctctagtacaGAATtgtgagctaaaggaggcagtgttcacaataacaaagaagaacgaaggtcttcgtgaacaactggagaacaaagtgaAACGAGAGAAGAACTTGAACAGCAAGATAATTCGAATGACCAACATAGAAGATCgaatgaagaaagaattgtcctCAGCGAAGGATGTCAtatcttcactgaagaaggaacttcagaagagagatttggaaaagattaaaaaagaagaaggaacGGGTGACGAGGGTTCACCAGGAAAGGAAGAATGCGGACTTGATAAAACTTCAGTCGTAGAAGGTTGTGAAACTCCAGTAGAAGATGGCAAGAAAgtagtcgttgtgaaggaagaaaaacaaggagaaggagaaggacccACAAGAAAACTTTTGATAAGGATACCAAAGAGGAAACCAAAACGGGACAAGGCCTCttactcttgggccccccttggaCCCATAGTCCCAGTTTTGGAAACAGACGAAAATAAGGTTTATATCGAAGGAACTGAGgagaatatccaaaataattaa